From Echeneis naucrates chromosome 7, fEcheNa1.1, whole genome shotgun sequence, one genomic window encodes:
- the znf740b gene encoding zinc finger protein 740b isoform X2, whose protein sequence is MALMQANSIPGQKKMMSSLGQGHRASPESQQAHSQHNHHGHQVHHGQPHNSHMGHPSTGSCPPLLIRKDGDYHSSRLLEGKDMQANQNMQPKKKHKKSSHKIKEKVEHILPAVDMDDDSSLKVQKNFICDHCYGAFRSSYHLKRHILTHTGEKPFACDACDMRFIQRYHLDRHKRVHSGEKPYQCDRCHQNFSRTDRLLRHRRLCTVGMSKEENQYSQDTSAHPASWSPLQSSNNRLTV, encoded by the exons ATGGCCCTGATGCAAGCCAACAGCATCCCAGGCCAGAAGAAGATGATGTCATCCTTGGGTCAGGGGCACAGGGCCAGTCCTGAGAGCCAGCAAGCCCACTCACAGCACAACCACCATGGACACCAGGTTCACCATGGACAACCACACAACAGCCACATGGGCCATCCTTCCACAGGGAGCTGCCCCCCTCTG TTAATCCGAAAAGACGGAGATTATCATTCATCAAGGCTGTTGGAAGGGAAGGATATGCAGGCAAACCAGAATATGCAACccaagaaaaagcacaaaaaatcATCCCACAAAATTAAAGAGAAAGTGGAG CATATACTTCCAGCTGTTGATATGGATGACGACAGTTCCTTGAAAGTCCAGAAGAACTTCATCTGTGACCACTGCTATGGGGCTTTCCGGAGTAGCTACCACCTCAAGCgacacatactcacacatacAG GGGAAAAGCCGTTTGCTTGTGATGCGTGTGATATGCGTTTCATCCAGCGTTACCACCTGGACAGACACAAGAGGGTACACAGCGGAGAGAAGCCGTACCAGTGTGATCGCTGCCATCAG AACTTTTCTCGGACAGACAGGCTGCTGAGGCACCGACGGCTCTGTACAGTTGGGATGAGCAAAGAGGAAAACCAATATTCACAGGATACATCTGCCCATCCAGCTTCCTGGAGCCCCCTACAATCTTCCAACAACCGCCTGACTGTCTAA
- the znf740b gene encoding zinc finger protein 740b isoform X1: MTHHSNNSVRDHMKWAGLLGCEAVLSSMALMQANSIPGQKKMMSSLGQGHRASPESQQAHSQHNHHGHQVHHGQPHNSHMGHPSTGSCPPLLIRKDGDYHSSRLLEGKDMQANQNMQPKKKHKKSSHKIKEKVEHILPAVDMDDDSSLKVQKNFICDHCYGAFRSSYHLKRHILTHTGEKPFACDACDMRFIQRYHLDRHKRVHSGEKPYQCDRCHQNFSRTDRLLRHRRLCTVGMSKEENQYSQDTSAHPASWSPLQSSNNRLTV; this comes from the exons ATGACACACCATTCCAACAACTCTGTTCGAGACCATATGAAATGG GCTGGGTTGCTGGGCTGTGAGGCGGTGCTGTCCAGCATGGCCCTGATGCAAGCCAACAGCATCCCAGGCCAGAAGAAGATGATGTCATCCTTGGGTCAGGGGCACAGGGCCAGTCCTGAGAGCCAGCAAGCCCACTCACAGCACAACCACCATGGACACCAGGTTCACCATGGACAACCACACAACAGCCACATGGGCCATCCTTCCACAGGGAGCTGCCCCCCTCTG TTAATCCGAAAAGACGGAGATTATCATTCATCAAGGCTGTTGGAAGGGAAGGATATGCAGGCAAACCAGAATATGCAACccaagaaaaagcacaaaaaatcATCCCACAAAATTAAAGAGAAAGTGGAG CATATACTTCCAGCTGTTGATATGGATGACGACAGTTCCTTGAAAGTCCAGAAGAACTTCATCTGTGACCACTGCTATGGGGCTTTCCGGAGTAGCTACCACCTCAAGCgacacatactcacacatacAG GGGAAAAGCCGTTTGCTTGTGATGCGTGTGATATGCGTTTCATCCAGCGTTACCACCTGGACAGACACAAGAGGGTACACAGCGGAGAGAAGCCGTACCAGTGTGATCGCTGCCATCAG AACTTTTCTCGGACAGACAGGCTGCTGAGGCACCGACGGCTCTGTACAGTTGGGATGAGCAAAGAGGAAAACCAATATTCACAGGATACATCTGCCCATCCAGCTTCCTGGAGCCCCCTACAATCTTCCAACAACCGCCTGACTGTCTAA